The region TACACTAGtgttctgggtttttttttttttttttttaagtctcttaAGCTCTCCAAGACTACatttatacagtgaaaacaGCAATTGTGATATCTTATTAATTTACAATAACTGTTATCAATGATAAAACAGTTGTGATACATttctcaggattttttgatgattataaagttcaaaagaacagcatttatttgaaatataaatcttctgtaacattataaatatcttcactgtcacttttgatcaattttatgcatccttgcagaataaaaatgttaattttttttcataaataaataaaaatcttactgacactTACTGAACATTTTAACTGCATGTATATACAAGTACCACTCACATAAATTAACAGGGTTAGACTTAAATTTCAAACACTCATGGATGTGCAGAAGTCCGCAGCAGTTGTTGTGTGCGGAGttgcaaaagaaaaacaagccaatggCATTTGTCTGTGGTGTTGTGTGCAGACGTGGTCAGTATGGTGAGATTACAACAGGAGTTAGAGGTGAGTGGCATTGTTTTATCTATGCTGATGAATGCTGAGGCTAATTTGTCACACGTGTTCTGTTAATTTACTTTTGTATTGTTATtgtatttgtactgttttttaTTGCAACACTGGTAGATAGAGGACAGCTTTGATTTCAGTAGCGACATGTCATATACTACGATAAAATCTGATAAAATATCAAATCCGTTTTGATATCCTACAGCTGAATGCAATCATAGTCTAAAGCTAAAAAGAAAACTGAAGTGTGTGCCCATCATACACTATGTGATTTTCTGTGAAATTTGTCAACTCCGACTGCTCAAAATCTGCAGACTGGCACAGAATTTTGGCAACTACTGTTGACTCATCCAGACTGCAAATCAGGGCAAAAATCTGAGCAAAATtcatgtagtgtattccagtCTTTACCAATGAGAAATACGGCAGCATTCATCATATTAACAGTCATATTATATTGAGGAATGAGCTTATACTGAACAAACCGCTCATCCTCTTCCTGGGATACCTGCAGTCGAGGGTCATTCCTGGAAAAGGGCTTCAGGATTTGTGCCACTCCTTTTCGATTTCCTCGAAGCACTCCATTTTCAATATCCTGCAGTGTAAACACCTCACCACCAATGAGGTAGCTCACATAGTTGAAGAACTGGAAAACAAGAGACCAAATGTTCAAGCACTAaaagcatttcatttttttctcatttcacAGTCCAAATGTTCTCCACTTCTCTTACCCGATACCTTTGCCATATGTTTTTGGGAAAGCCCAGACGCAGGTTCCCGTGGATGACGAGGGCGTTGTAGACGTTGATAAAGAAGGCCAGTTTCTCTTCACGGCTCAAGGACAGCAGCTCCACGCGCTGAAGCTGGACAGCTAGATCACAGTACCGCTCAAAGTACGGGCTCCGGGACATGGCCTTGTAATCAACTGTCTGGTCAAAAGTGGAGACCCAGACGGTCACAAAGACATGTACCtttcttatttaaaatataatgtggtGGAACACTCCTTAGGTTATTCATTCGCCACAAACATCAAATGTCTGACTGTTCATGTCTGTGGCGAATCCATTGAACATGGTCTTGCATCTATTTGATATGCAGCCTGTAATGAGATGGTGAAACGGTGTGTTACCTTGCCATCTTCAGAGAGGTGATCAGAGTAGAGTTTCAGGATCAGATTCCTCAGTGCCTCCGAAAGCTCCCATGCTGCTTAGGGCAAATGGCACAAAAAATGAGAATAAAAATGACTGAAACAACCAAACATAAGAGGCCATAGGCCATAGTGAatgtatactttattttttgttcattATGTAACTGATAACTAGATTTGCGTTTCCTGAAGGAAATGCCACAGCTTGAAAGGCAGCAAAAGAATAGTGTTAAAGCTGTAGGTAAGTTTATGTTTTAGGTTTTAGTCTAAATGAAATGCAGCATCAGAGCCAGTTTGCTATTGTTGCGGCACTCAGCGTGTGGTTAAATGATTAAGAATATGCAAGAAAGACTAATCAATAAAAGTATGCAAGTAGATTTAAGAAAGAGGACCAATTGAAattcattatgcaaatattacgATGACGCCATTGCTCTCGGTGAATGCTGAACATAATCTGATTTCAAATTCTATCATTTCAATTGTAGAtttctaaaaacattttataaatgtggCTACACAATTATGACAAGTTAATTTTTCAACAAGTtaaaaatgtttggggtcagttttttaagaaatgaaattttttttaagaaattaaaataaaaatcaagttCGGGaagcattaaactgatcaaaagtgacagtaaaaggatttataatgttacaaaagatttctatttcaaataaatgctgttcttttgaactttctattcattaaagaatcctgaagaaaaagtgtatggtttccacaaaaatattgagcaACTGttaactgtttccaacatttataataataataataatcggaaacatttcttgagcagcaaatcagcatattagaatgatttctgagggataatgtgacactgaagactggagtaatgatgctgaaaatgttaaaatatattcaatagaaaacagttattttaaagtgtaaaaatattaattcacaCAAATCTGATTCACAGTGTTTGTGCAGCAGGCATGTTAAGATGCTCAGCATCTGCAAAAATTATGTTCCACATTTAGTTTCACATTTTGATTCCTTGTGCGTAAACTTAAATGGAACGCTGTAATTGACACTTGACATGATTAATTCATTGCCACACCTGTAACCGCAATCTTGGTGATTCAATTTAAATAATCAAGGCCTaattacaaaaactaaaaatagaTAGCACACCTAAGACAGAGAGTATCAAATAATAAtagataaataatattttttataatattttttaaaaataatattgattattataatattaaaaagaataaataataatggaGTCTGTATGTTAAAGGCTTAATTGAAAGCATTTTAATACTGAGTTGCTGAAATCAAACTGAATGATTGAGGAACATCAATACTGTGCTGCCTCATAAAcagttaataataacaacaagcAGGCAActaactttaaagggttagtgcacccaaaaatgaaaattctgcatttattactcaccctcatgccgttccacacccgtaagacctttgttaatcttcagaacacaaattaagatattttagttgaaatccgatagctccgcctccatagggagcaatgacacttcctctctcaagatccataaaggtactaaaaacatatttaaatcgtttcatgtgagtacagtggttcaatattaatattataaagcgatgagaatatttttgtagcgccaaaaaaactaaataatgacttatatagtgatggctgatttcaaaacaatgtttcaggaagcatcagagcacaaatgaatcagtgtatcaaatccGCAGGAATGGCAGTTTGAcgcgcgatctgaatcatgattcgatacactgattcattatgctccgaagcttcctgaagcagtgttttgaaatcggccatcactaaataagtcgttattttgtttttttggcgcaccaaaaatattctcgtcactttataatattaatattgaaccactgtactcacatgaaccgatttaaatatgtttttagtacctttatggatcttgagagaggaagtgtccattgctccccatggaggcctcatggagctatcggatttcaactaaaatatcttaatttgtgttctgaagattaacgaaggtcttatggatgtggaacggcatgagggtaagtaatgacagaattttcatttttgggtgaactaacccattaacTTATGTCAAAAACAGTCCAGATGCtgccctccattgaaaatgtatgtacggtatactgtccatgtccagaaaggtcataaaaacatcatcaaagtagtccatgtgacatcagtgggttagttagaagtttttgaagcatcgaaaatacattttggtccaaaaataacaaaaactacgactttattcagcattgtattctcttccggaatcctttccattgaattgattccatttaatcctttcatctgtcggcgttagtaatgcacttttacgtcgttgtttttggcgattaggacatccgcgacatgcacacttatgcaccattttaaaaaatatagcaataccaaaatacaaacaatgtagaatagcttgaatacagtgtgcgtctccctcagactgtaaacaaagctcgggcgcaccagtaacacgtcagcagcgtcttacatcagcagcgtcactgcagagtcgtgaacccggattgacaacagacccggaagagaatacaatgctgaatgtTGTAGGttataaagttgtagtttttgttatttttggaccaaaatgtattttcgatgcttcaacaaattctaactaacccactgatgtcacatggactactttgatgatgtttgtattacctttctggacatggacagtctaccgtacatacattttcaatggagggacagaaagctctcggactaaatctaaaatatcttaaactgtgtgctgaagatgaacggaggtcttacgcgtttggaacgacatgagggtgagtcattaatgacataattttcatttttgggtgaactaaccctttaaattagcACACTTTTAAGAGTACAGAAAGATAGGGTTCCCAAAGAGAAAGATGAAACCCTAGCAGCTAGAAtaagctaaaaaataaataaataaataaataaaaagcctGAGATAAGTCACCATGCACCAGACTATAGATTGTGAGCCAGTGGCAACTGGCATTCCCTCATGGGGCCGAATGTTGCAGTTTCTCCAGTGCTGAGTGATGTGTTGGGAACATGCCAGTCACAGTTCAAATGCTTCCACACCATTAAACTCTGGGTAATTTTACCTGTTTCCTTCCTATATAGGAAGGTGACTAGTGCAAGTGAGTCGAGACAGAGCATTCTGGGAGAGCCAACACCAATGGCAAACACGGTTCAATAAACCATCCTTTCACTGTTTTTCACAGTAAGTAAACACAAAAATGCCTCCGTGTATGGGAACTCGCCATCACTATAAGAATAGACTAAGGCTTTGTCTGAATACATGAAGGTAAACAAGGCACGTCTAAATCCAAGGTTTGACTAACATCCTGTCTACTAAGATTACAAatgtccattttaattttttctcctttacactaagaaaaaaagcaCTAGATAGAAGTGTttaagtattatttatatactattatatgatttattaatatttttctttaactTTTAGATTTatacttttcattttaaaggtgcccaaaaacgttctttcacaagatgtaatataagtctaaggtgtctcctgaatgtgtcagtttgagtttcagctcaaaataccccatagatttttttaattaatttttttaactgcctattttggggcatcattaacaatgcactgatttacactcggcgccgcccccttaaatcgcgtgctccctgccacaccagctgtcgactatattacagtgcatttacaaagttcacacagctaatataaccctcaaatggatctttacaagatgttcgtcatgcatgctgtatgcatgcttcgaattatgtgagtaaagtatttatttggatgttaaagttttattctgagtgaatttgaggctgtcctccgtggctaacggctattgctacactgttggagagatttataaagaatgaagttgtgtttatgaattatacagactgcaagtgtttaaaaaatgaaaatagcgacggctcttgtctccgtgaatacagtaagaaacgatggtaactttaacctcatttaacagtacattagcaacatgctaacgaaacttttagaaagacaatttacaaatatcagtaaaaatatcatgccatcatggattatgtcagttattattgctccatctgccatttttcactgttgttcttgcttacctagtcttatgattcggctgtgtgcagctccagacgttaactggctgcccttgtgtaatgccttttatagtgttgggaacatcatgggctggcattatgcaaatattgggggcgtacaccccgactgttacgtaacagtcggtgttatgttgagattcgcctgttcttcggaggtcgtttaaacaaatgagatttatataagaaggaggaaacaatggagtttgagactcactgtatatcttttccatgtactgaactcttgttatttaactatgccaaggtaaattcaatttttgaatcaagggtacctttaattttagtttaagtaaTTCTAATAggtgttgtttttatattattatttcaatatttatttatattaagatatctttttCTTGAGCTACAAGCATGCTAACTTTTGACCCCCTcccaaaattaaacatttaagcCAGGGAAGTTTCCAAAATTGGTTGATTTTGaccaaataataaataaacgcAACACAAATAGCAATCATTACTCCAGCAACAAATATAAGGAAGTACTATAGAAAACCCTGGGGTAAACAGAATCCCACGTTTTTCCTATCAAACACTGAAACGACTGTTTACATACAACATGTGGTGTTTCCATAACTGTCAAAAGCCTGTGAATATGTAGCAGGCGAATGGTTGTCTGTCGCTAAGCATCTAGTCGTAACATTCTAACACCAcatcgtttcacactgtacGCGTTTGGCACCACAATGCAGGGTTAAAAGTGGGGTTTAAAATGACAATAACCtggggttaaaggattagttcattgtcaaattaaaatttcctgataatttactcacccccatgtcatccaagatgttcatgtctttctttgctcagtcgaaaagaaatgaaggtttttgatgaaaacattccaggatttttctccatatagtggacttcaatggcctccagatggttgaaggtcaaaattacagtttcattgcagcttcaaagcgttctacgcgattccagacgaggaataagggtcttatctagagaaaccgtcactcattttctaaaaaaatttaaaattatatacgttttaaccataaatgctcatcttgaactagctctcttcttcttcttctctattagaattccagcagtgtagacactgataagtgtattactgccctccacaggtcaaagtttgaactaattgttatatacttgcacaagcatattgtatatgacaatttatttcaaactttgacctgtggagggcagtaatacacttatcagtgtctacactgccggaattcaaatagagaagaagaagaagagagctagttcaagatacTCATTTGTGCTTAAagtgtataaaattttaatttttcttttagaaaatgagtgatggtttctctagataagacccttatttctcatctgggatcgtgtagaacgctttgaagctgcaatgaatctaattttgaccttaaactgtttgggctccattgatgtccactatatggagaataatcctggaatgttttcatcaaaaaccttcatttcttttcgactgaggaaagaaagacatgaacatcttggatgacatggggggtgagtaaattatcaggaaattttaatttgaaagtgaactaatcctttaagagcagtgtgaaaagccctattcAATACTAACCTCCATCAACCTCAGTGCCATTTTCCACAGGCACAGGTGGAGTGTCCAGCGGCACAGGTTCCTCTCGTAACTTTAGGACAAGACGTTTCAGCTGCTCAGGATTCtaagaacacacacaaaaaacataattttgttaGGGTTCAGTCTCATTTCCTAGAAGCAAATATCAAGCTATATAAAGGTTAGTCAATAGTGAAATCACACATCAGTTATCTCACCAGGTTCTGGAGGTCCTCGTTGTTTCCAACATAAAGGTTATTGAAGAATATCTGGGGGACGGTACTGTGACCTGTGAGCTCCTTCACTCGCGCTCTTATTTCTCTATGTTTGTTCAAATCTACATCACACACAGGCACACCTAATGTACGCAGAGTAGCTTTGGCCTGTATGCAGTGTGGACAGCCTGGCACCGAGTACACCGTTACCCGTCCCTTCATGATGGGTCTGTTCTCCACCATCACAGCACCTGAAAGGTCAGAGTAAAAGCAATGATCCCAAAATTTGAAAACTGTCACATATGAATTCCCTGAACATATCTAAAAAGAGTTGGTGTCTTTCTCACTTACATGATTAGTTGCAAGttgtaaatgacattttttttaaagcattagaGGCTTTAAAGCATTAAAACTATTATATAAAAAGAATTAACCTAAATTTAATTGCAAAAATTTCACATTTGGCTGTTCATATTTTGTGTGCACAGTTGCTAGAAAATTGTATCACAAAAAGCAAGGTTTCATGTGGTAATTTAGTATAATTTTTATGCTTTTATAGTATTTAATCATACTTTaaattaccttttatttttataatttcatattttgaaCCTCATCAGGTTGACAAATATATTCTGAATAAGCATTTACTGCTTGTTTGTTGAAAAACAGAGAGACGTTTAGTACCCAAATTGTAGAAGTGGCAAAACGacctttattttattaagcATGATTTCCGCCTAAATACctcatttatataataaatacatttatttttattaaattccacgtacttttaaaatattttaacttgACGACAGTGGTGGCTAATACCAACTATCACTAGCTGTGCATTTTGAACTGTGGTTACTATGGTAAACGTTTGGATACatgaatgtaaaataatatCTAAGCATCACTAGCAATAACACCCAGCAGTTTAGTGCAGGAAGCGAATTCTGCACTGACCCACAACTAATAAGGGCCGAATAATATTGCTAAAGCTAAAAATACAAACAGAGTAAACGGTTTTCAGGACGCGACGTACCTTTTCTATCCAGCCGCTTTACTCGTGTCGGCCACCGTCAAGACTTTGACTTTGTACACCGCTTACAGGTAACCGGGTTTGCTGAGCAGGCTGATTTTGACTCGCTGTAGGAAGTAAACGGTTGAACACTGTTATACAATGTCGCTGCGCACTTCAACGCTATTCATGATGACCCACACAAATATATTCACCTACAGCTGCATCATGATTCTCAAATATCTGAGTAGAGAAGAAGATAACAGGAGGACAGCAGAGGGAGCGTCATCCTTACAGCGATGTGAAGTCAGCACACACAAGCCACACAACATATCAACGagtctaataataataataataataataataataataataataataatagatatattattattatactcaCAATAATAGTAATCCACAATAATCCACTCTGGAATACATTTTCTtctcttaattttttatttatattcattagCACTGGCTCATTATAGCTTGTAATGAACTTCCGGactcactaaaaaaaaaaaataatgtatttaatttttaaagttacaaaattaatttaaaggtacaatatgtaataattttgtccgctagaggtcgctagaagcctattcaaaacaaaggcgtagcttgatgacgccaagtttgagagcggaatcttgggacgtggtcttcacctcaactgacggtggaaaagaatagggatatgagtcgggaagaaatcatgttcatggatgcgattattaacgctACTGTAAgtagagcaggaccgagtgttgtgggatctgaacgaggccgctggagcgattgcacaaCACATGCCGcaagcagcggaacttttattatgtcacagtcgccggcgccgcttccgcttttccagtcatgagtatgaggtaacacagctctgtgtatcatattagatacaattgggtgtgttgaaaatgatttaataacgttgtgagacacttgttacacactgtagtaagctagatcgatttaagaatatcatattaaattgtgttgataaatgacatgcaattaattttaaaacgtattgtatgatggagaaaatgatgtattactgttaataaaaataaagctgcatctgattatgctatatTAGCTACTTTACAAAATAGTGtatttctctgaggcatggtaaagcatggtactcgcaaaaaatcgagaaaatttgatttaaacaataagactaaacgtgttgagctatataacaatgattagttttctgtctataagcGTAaccatgtaatatattaaaacatgtaatatattaaagcgtctttggtgtttacgtggtttctacaaaataaaaccggaaaccgagggtatgacgccattgacaggcgactcctcacacgtcccggagccttgggctgcgtccgaaaacctaggtaggtgtcttgctgcctcgctgtcttataagagaatgacttgtacggcagcgtttgtgcatgaaggtacctcacgaaaatgatttcggacagacttctgtggcagcgtaacagtttaatgatctacagcaatgtAGCGCGAGCtatggtgagaactaaacaaatatttaattattacagtagtaatttctcgatagaaattatatcaaaattgaaatatgttggtcaaaatcgtacatttacacacaaactgagcagcaaacgcaactttcggacgccatctttatttttctagctcaactttcacagaatggaaagcacaggattgtgggatatcaaaggcagctaaggatacatccatgcttccttcaaaaatcgatctgaggaaggtatctcagcaaacaggaagtgaagctaacattagATTTGGACGTGCCTTaatgccttactaccttgaaatgtgttctcagaaggcagcatttgccagttttcggacgcagccttggttaaaattgcaattttctcacgatttacaaatagttggaaacatttgggatattgtaagtactcaagtgaacaaattatataacactggcctagtggtttttggatattttactgcaaaaatattacatattgcacctttaaatatttgacTTTGTACTGCATGAATagtgtcttttattttgaaatattttagcTCCTGAAGTCGTGACGTAGACCGTCTCTCGTCACGCCGATCTTGTTGGCGTCATCACCGCACCGGACTGAATGAGGAAGTGAAAGAGACGGTCGCTAAAGACACCGCTGAACGGAGAGTCGGTTGATGCGGTAAGACCTCCGGGGctgttttaaattaaatcagTTATACGCGCTTTTATATCTTTGACAAATAGTCTCTCGGCATGTTATCCATCACATCCGCTCAATAAAAGTGTACGAGCCATAGAGAATGAGAGGGACCACACGACATtataatgatagtacatttatTCAGACtcttatttaaatgttattgaCCTTGTTATAGTTCTAGTTTAGCACAGTATCAGACTGGTCTCTCATACACTTTGGTTCTGGTTGTACAGGAGCAACCACTTCATTTATGAGCTTTGACAGTTCAGACACTGTCATTTCCTAAAAGATGATAAAAGGGCTGATCATGTGCTGGGAATGAACATGTTATTGATTTACGAAGTGATAGTTTGTTCACTTCCCTTTCAGGAAAACTACTCCTCCTCTTTCAGTCTTTCattctttcttcattttttttaggaTATAAAGCAACGGACGCGACTCTTCATAATGGGATCTTGTGTCTTTCTGATCACATCACAAGGTCCTCTTGCTCAGAGATGGATCTTGTGACCATATACCTACAGGCTTCCTGCCTAACATCTTTATGAGATTTACTAAGCTCTGTattacactcatacacacacacatacacaagcaTGGCACCAGTCCCACCTGGCATCCGCTTCCTGGCATCCTTCAATAGGGACCAGTGGTGAGTCTGTCTCTTTTATCAATATTTGCATGTGTGTTTGGGATTGATGATCAACAGGACCAATTTTTCATTATAATACTACACATGTTCCAGTCTTTGCGTGTTTATATATTACACATGAAATGTAAGTTGCGATAGGCTTTTCTTCCCGTATATGTGACGTATATCCGAGTGgaacggctt is a window of Megalobrama amblycephala isolate DHTTF-2021 linkage group LG6, ASM1881202v1, whole genome shotgun sequence DNA encoding:
- the zgc:152951 gene encoding uncharacterized protein zgc:152951 isoform X2; the protein is MVENRPIMKGRVTVYSVPGCPHCIQAKATLRTLGVPVCDVDLNKHREIRARVKELTGHSTVPQIFFNNLYVGNNEDLQNLNPEQLKRLVLKLREEPVPLDTPPVPVENGTEVDGAWELSEALRNLILKLYSDHLSEDGKTVDYKAMSRSPYFERYCDLAVQLQRVELLSLSREEKLAFFINVYNALVIHGNLRLGFPKNIWQRYRFFNYVSYLIGGEVFTLQDIENGVLRGNRKGVAQILKPFSRNDPRLQVALPEVEPLIHFALNCGAKGCPPIKTYTAQDIDGQLRAAAEAFLENDDSCVIDSVGREVKLSQIFKWYKEDFGGTDEKLLNWVFDHMGASEKKKNLQSLLSAGKVKVSYLPYDWSINSTD
- the zgc:152951 gene encoding uncharacterized protein zgc:152951 isoform X1, producing the protein MVENRPIMKGRVTVYSVPGCPHCIQAKATLRTLGVPVCDVDLNKHREIRARVKELTGHSTVPQIFFNNLYVGNNEDLQNLNPEQLKRLVLKLREEPVPLDTPPVPVENGTEVDGAAWELSEALRNLILKLYSDHLSEDGKTVDYKAMSRSPYFERYCDLAVQLQRVELLSLSREEKLAFFINVYNALVIHGNLRLGFPKNIWQRYRFFNYVSYLIGGEVFTLQDIENGVLRGNRKGVAQILKPFSRNDPRLQVALPEVEPLIHFALNCGAKGCPPIKTYTAQDIDGQLRAAAEAFLENDDSCVIDSVGREVKLSQIFKWYKEDFGGTDEKLLNWVFDHMGASEKKKNLQSLLSAGKVKVSYLPYDWSINSTD